The Fodinibius saliphilus genomic interval AAAAGGATCATCATATGTCACAGCACATCGATACTGAAATAAAGTTATTAAAAGATAACGTACTGGAGTTGATGTTTTTGGTTAAGAATCAACTCGAGAAAGGACAAAAGGCGCTCGATAGTTTTGATGAGGAACTGGCCCATGAAATTATGGCCAATGAAAAACGAGTTGACAGTCTGGAACTTACGATCGATCGAGATTGTGAGGAACTGTTGGCCTTACATAATCCGGTAGCCGTAGACCTTAGGTTTGTAATGGCTGCTTTCAAAATTAACTCTGATCTTGAAAGGGTGGGAGACCATGCCAATAGTATTGCAAAGTATATTGTAGATTTTGGAAGGCCTATTGAGGATAAAACTTTTGAGTCTATGCGACTGAAAGTGATGTATGATACCTCCATCAAAATGATGAGTAACGTCTTTAATGCCTTTATTACCGAGGATACCGAACTCGCACGTAAGGTTTTTAAACTTGATAAGACCTTAAATAAGATAAATCGCGAGACATCTGAAGTAACGGCCAAATTAATTCAGGAAGATGTTGAGCAGACTCAAAACTACTTATACCTCTTTTCTATTATTCGAAAATTAGAAAGGGTTGGCGATTTAACTAAGAATATTGCTGAAGAGCTCATCTTCTATATGGAAGCTAAAGTTCTTAAGCATAAAAAACGGAACTCAAATAACAATAAAAGTACGTAAATAGTACTTGCCAGATTTTATTTTATCGGGTTTGCAGGTTGCTTGAAACTGTTCAATACCTCATTTAATCCTGCATATTTTTTATAGCACACAAAAAAGATCAGCACTTAAAACTAAATTGATACTATGAAACGCATTTTCGCAATATGCATAGGCTTACTATGTACATTACCAATTTTAACTCAGGCTCAGGTTAAAGTTGGTGAAAAGGGTGTACTTAAAGGCAAAATATTCAGCGACTACTATTGGATGGCTCAAAACAATAATGATGATATTGAAGGTCAGAACGGATTCTGGTTTCGTCGTATCTATCTAACGTATGAGCGTAAATTTAGTGATTCTTTTTCAAGTCGCTTGCGTTTTTCCATGAGTAATCCTGGAGATTTTTCAAGCAGCGTTAAAATGATTCCGAATGTTAAAGATGCCTATCTGAAATGGCAAAATGAGCAGCATCAAATTTTGGCCGGTATCTCATCTACTCCCACCTGGGGGCTTGTAGAAGATGTATGGGGATATCGATCGGTAGAGAAGTCACCACTTGATCTGTTTGATTTCGGCAGTTCCCGGGATATGGGGCTTTCTTTCAAAGGGGAACTGGCGGATAAGCTTAACTATCACTTCTTTGCAGGAAATGGAAATAGCAATAAGGCCGAGGTTAACAAGGGCAAAAAACTTATGCTCTCCTTAGGATATGAGATAACCGAACATTTTGTTGTTGAGGTTTATGGTGACTGGAATGATTCAGCCGATGATCCCTCAAAAACTGATAGTAAAACGATACAATTTTTTGGTGGCTATCAGTCTGATAACTTTAATTTTGGGGCTTTATATGCAAATCGACATATAGATGGAACGTTGGGAGTACCGGCAACAAAACTAGACTTGGTCTCAGCATTTACAAATATGGCCTTTAATGAAAATACAAAGGGCTTCTTACGGGTTGATCACCTATTTGATCCGTATGTAGGTGGGAGTAGTAATTCGTACATCCCATTTGCGGAAAATGCAGAACCTACTTTTATCGTTGGGGGAGTAGACTTTAAGCTTGAAGACAACATCCGCCTAATGCCCAATATCGAAGCCATTGTGTATGGTGACCCAGTAATTGGCCCACAACCAGATACTGACCTAATTCCACGTCTAACACTTTTCTACAAGTTCTAGACAAAGAAAACGTACTTTTTGCCCTGCTTGCTATCTTAGCAAGCAGGGCTTTTTTATTTGCTACTGAATTTAGAACTTTTTTGCGAAAGAAGGGGTGGGAGTGTTGCTAAATGCACGAGCAACGATGCAATCACCTTTTCTCACTTTGCATTATATAGTGAAAAATCTCCCCGACCGATTTATAGGATTAACCTTGTTGGGAATAGCTTCAAATAAATAGTATCCAAGATCATATGTTAGACTTTATGTATTTAATTATGCTGAATATTGAAAGATATTTTTAGTTCTGAACCTCATTTCTGGATACTTTTAAATTTACCTCTAAAGCCCTCGATATTTTTAAATTCCTTATTTGATATTTATCTCTTGGTTAGAGTTAAATAGTAGGTGTCTTTATGGTATCGAGAGGCTACTATCGAAAGATTAACTCTACACAAGCCGTACTGAGCTAGCCTCACATTTCTTCATCAGATAGGGTGTGTCTGAATAAATTCCTTAGATCTCCATGTATCAATTCTAAATTATGAAGAGTAGTTGGTATTTAAATGATCTTCTTTCTTCTTTATATAATACGATCATAAAAACAGATATTACTGATAGTATTTTGTGTAAAATTTGATCAGTTTAAGATAGGAGAAGATATGGATACAGAAACTCAGATAACTAAATAAAATAGAGTCTATAGTAAATAACTATTGGTAAAGTACTGCAAATAATTAAATGTTTGAATGAAATAAATTCTGGCAATAATAAAATCATAACTCATCAGAAAATACGGGTAAAAAGACTATGGAAAATGAAAGTAAATGTCCTTTTCATAACGGAGCTCCTAAGCAAAGTGCAGGGGGAGGCACAAAAAATGAAGATTGGTGGCCGAACAAACTGAATCTAGATATTCTACGTCAACATTCCTCACTCTCTGATCCAATGGGGGAAGACTTTGACTATGCTGAAGAGTTTGAAAAGTTAGATCTGAATGAAGTGAAGCAAGATCTATATGACTTGATGACTGATTCACAAGATTGGTGGCCAGCAGACTGGGGGCATTACGGTGGACTTTTCATTCGTATGGCTTGGCACAGTGCAGGAACCTATCGCGTAGCAGATGGGCGCGGAGGAGGTAGTACCGGTAATCAGCGTTTTGCACCCCTTAACAGCTGGCCCGATAATGTTAACCTTGATAAAGCACGTCGATTATTATGGCCTGTAAAGAAAAAGTATGGTAAGAAAATTTCGTGGGCCGATCTGATGATTCTAGCAGGCAACTGTGCACTGGAATCGATGGGTTTTGAGACCTTCGGTTTTGGGGGTGGTCGTGAAGATATCTGGGAACCTGAAAAAGACGTTAATTGGGGACCGGAACATGAAATGTTAGCTGATGAGCGCCACGATAAGGATGGAAATCTCGAAGGCCGTCTTGCCGCTGACCATATGGGACTCATATATGTAAATCCAGAAGGGCCTAATGCTGATCCCGATCCTGAAAAAGCGGCGAAATTTATTCGTCAATCATTTGCAAGAATGGCGATGGATGATGAAGAAACCGTTGCTCTCATCGCCGGTGGACATACTTTTGGTAAAGTGCATGGCGCTGCTCCTGAAGATCATAAAGGTCCTGAACCTGAGGCTGCATCTATTGAGCAACAGGGACTTGGCTGGCAAAGTGATTACGGTAGCGGAAAAGCCGGTGATACTGTCTCAAGTGGGTTAGAAGGAGCCTGGACCAGTAATCCTATTGAATGGGATATGGGCTTTTTCGAAAATTTATTTGAATATGAATGGGAGTTGACAAAAAGTCCTGCCGGCGCCTGGCAGTGGGAACCTAAAAATGAAGAAGCCAAAAACACGGTTCCTGATGCTCATGATTCGTCTAAAAAGAATGATCCGATGATGCTCACCACGGATCTTGCTTTGAAAGCAGATCCTGACTATAGGAAAATATCGAAGCGATTTTATGAAAATCCGGATGAATTTGCCGATGCCTTTGCTCGTGCTTGGTTTAAGCTAATCCATCGTGATATGGGTCCCAAAAATCGATATCTGGGTCCCGAAGTACCTGAAGAGGATTTGCTATGGCAAGATCCCATTCCGGCAGTTGATCATGAACTTATCAATGAAGAAGATATTGCTGAGTTGAAAGAGGAGATCCTTGATTCCGATCTTACTATTTCTGAGTTGGTTTCTGCCGCATGGGCTTCTGCATCGACTTATAGAGATTCTGATAAACGGGGCGGAGCCAACGGGGCTCGGGTTCGTTTAGCTCCACAGAAAGATTGGGAGGTAAATAATCCTGAACAATTGGCAAAAGTGCTATCAACCCTAGAAGAGATACAGGAATCATTTAATGGTTCTCAATCTGGTGATAAAAAAGTATCACTAGCTGATCTTATAGTACTCGGGGGATGTGCTGCCGTGGAAAAAGCAGCTAAAGATGGCGGACACGACGTGGAGGTTCCTTTTACTCCGGGCCGAGCAGATGCTACTGCTGAACAGACGGATGAAGAATCTTTTGAGTGGTTAAAACCTGATGCAGATGGTTTCCGCAACTATTGTAATACCAATCGCAATGCCACTGAAGAAGAGCTGCTGGTAGACAAAGCACAACTTATGAGCCTGACTGCACCGGAAATGACGGTACTACTTGGGGGCATGCGCGTGCTGGATACTAATTACGATGGCTCTGATCATGGCGTATTTACCGATGAACCCGGTTCCTTAACCAACGACTTCTTTACAAATCTCCTTGACATGAGTACGACCTGGGAAGCCAAGTCGGATGACCAACAAGTATTCGAGGGACGTGATCGTAATACAGGAGAAGTTGAATGGACGGGTACTCGAGCAGACCTGATATTCGGTTCAAATTCAGAGCTGCGGGCATTAGCAGAAGTCTATGCAACTGATGATGCTGAAGAGAAGTTCGTTGAGGACTTTGTAGCAGCCTGGGATAAAGTAATGAACCTTGATCGTTTTGATCTTGACTAAATCTATGATCAGTTGATATGGTAATACAGTTAAACTGGTAATCAACTTAACTGATTCCAAACTTTAAATTAAAGGGACAGCTCATATTGGGTTGTCCCTTTTTTATTTTTAATAATAATTATAGCCGGCATAAAAGAAAGGCCTAGTCAAGAGAATGATATTTGAATATTTATAGTTGATATGATTACACGGTATTAAAAGGGAGAGTAAAATACTTACCTGTGTAGCATAAATATATTACAGAAGAATGGGGTTGATATGGAAACGAAAATTAAAAAAATCGGTAATGACGTAGCAATTGTGATACCTAAAGAGCTTGTAGACAAACTGCATTTAAATATAGGTGACAAATTAAATATAGAAAAAAGGGGGGATGGTTTAATGCTAAAGCATATGGATTCAGAATTTGAAGAGTGGGCAGAAGTTTACAGACAAGCTAACAGTGAATATAAAAAAGTCTTAAAGGAGCTTTAATTAACAGCTAAGAACCTGATATTTTTTTTAAATTACATTAGAAATAAACACACTGAATGAGTCCGCCGACCGGCGGATTGACATTTTCCTTTTGAAGGGGATAAAACATTACAAATAGGAATAAAATCTAAAAAAATGCTGGCAGATTCCTGCCAGCATTCGAAGGAAATGTATAATATTTATAAATGGATCCTCTAAAGTTGTACTCCAAAGAAAGATTTCAGTTGGTCAACAGCTTAGCTTACATATTCCGGTTGGTCATATAAATCATAATGACTTGCCCCTTGAACAACAAACAAATGCTTATCATCTGAAGCTGCGCTATTGAAAAGTTCATATCCATCTCTGTGTGAACCGAATCCTCCGGGGATATCATCGATGATTATTTGTAAAGGCTGGGTAAGCAACTACTCGGCCAAATTAAAGGCATCAAAAGCAAGTACACCATCCATACTGGTAAAACGTAACTTATTAGGAGAATTAGGATGCTGACCTCTCGGTGTGCAATAATATTTTACAGCTTCTACAATATCGATATCTGTAATTCCGGCTTCTTCTCTTTCTTCCGGGGAATTAGGTATCCAGTTGGTGATATTGGGCTCTTCTCCATTGGCTTCTGCTGTACGCTGTTTGGCAATTGTCTCTAATGTTTTGATAGCAGCATTGAGAGAACCGTCGCCTTCACGATATGTTCGGCCTAAGTTAGCTGGCACAACGGTACCAACGGCTTTTATTCGGCGTTCTGTCATTGCTGCTTTTGGCTGTATACCTGCTGCCTGCACAAACACCTAGTACGCCAATGCGATTATTATCAACGTAACCAAGCGTTGTTAGATAGTCTACTGCACAGCGTACATCTTCTACACGAGTGGCGGGATCTTCAATATATCGCGGTTATCCTTCACTTTCTCCCTGGAAAGAGGCATCAAATACGATGGTTACATATCCGAGTTTT includes:
- the phoU gene encoding phosphate signaling complex protein PhoU yields the protein MSQHIDTEIKLLKDNVLELMFLVKNQLEKGQKALDSFDEELAHEIMANEKRVDSLELTIDRDCEELLALHNPVAVDLRFVMAAFKINSDLERVGDHANSIAKYIVDFGRPIEDKTFESMRLKVMYDTSIKMMSNVFNAFITEDTELARKVFKLDKTLNKINRETSEVTAKLIQEDVEQTQNYLYLFSIIRKLERVGDLTKNIAEELIFYMEAKVLKHKKRNSNNNKST
- the katG gene encoding catalase/peroxidase HPI, whose product is MENESKCPFHNGAPKQSAGGGTKNEDWWPNKLNLDILRQHSSLSDPMGEDFDYAEEFEKLDLNEVKQDLYDLMTDSQDWWPADWGHYGGLFIRMAWHSAGTYRVADGRGGGSTGNQRFAPLNSWPDNVNLDKARRLLWPVKKKYGKKISWADLMILAGNCALESMGFETFGFGGGREDIWEPEKDVNWGPEHEMLADERHDKDGNLEGRLAADHMGLIYVNPEGPNADPDPEKAAKFIRQSFARMAMDDEETVALIAGGHTFGKVHGAAPEDHKGPEPEAASIEQQGLGWQSDYGSGKAGDTVSSGLEGAWTSNPIEWDMGFFENLFEYEWELTKSPAGAWQWEPKNEEAKNTVPDAHDSSKKNDPMMLTTDLALKADPDYRKISKRFYENPDEFADAFARAWFKLIHRDMGPKNRYLGPEVPEEDLLWQDPIPAVDHELINEEDIAELKEEILDSDLTISELVSAAWASASTYRDSDKRGGANGARVRLAPQKDWEVNNPEQLAKVLSTLEEIQESFNGSQSGDKKVSLADLIVLGGCAAVEKAAKDGGHDVEVPFTPGRADATAEQTDEESFEWLKPDADGFRNYCNTNRNATEEELLVDKAQLMSLTAPEMTVLLGGMRVLDTNYDGSDHGVFTDEPGSLTNDFFTNLLDMSTTWEAKSDDQQVFEGRDRNTGEVEWTGTRADLIFGSNSELRALAEVYATDDAEEKFVEDFVAAWDKVMNLDRFDLD
- a CDS encoding AbrB/MazE/SpoVT family DNA-binding domain-containing protein, with amino-acid sequence METKIKKIGNDVAIVIPKELVDKLHLNIGDKLNIEKRGDGLMLKHMDSEFEEWAEVYRQANSEYKKVLKEL